The DNA window TGGAACTATGGCTGTACTGCTGGGACACTGGATTATCTCCAAGTTTAGCTCTCTGATTACCATACCACGCACACTCTCAGGCTTCTGGCACATGAAGCCACGGACGTTGAGCGTGGCTGGCAAGGACTTTAACCACAATATGACCCATTTTATGTTGCAGTCACAGAGCCAAAGATTGTTTCGAACAGTGAGCTGTCTGAGGCTAAGGAGACCATCAAAGACTCCCTGTGTGAGAGACTGCAGCTGGTTGTTGGAAATATCCAGTCTTTCGAGGCGATGCAGGCCATGAAAGGCCGTCAAAGGGATCTCATTCATCAGATTATCCTGCAAGTTGAGCTTGACCAAACACTGGGTGGGCAGGTTAGGGGGAGGGACCGTCAAGGAATTGCGTGCCATAGACAGGGTTTTAAGGTTACCTAAACCCTGAAATGCTCCTGGTGCCAGGCCTTCATCTGTCATAAGGTTTCCATCCAGAAGGAGGAGCTCAAGCCCTGTCACATTCTCAAAGGCATCATCACTGATGAGAGCTATCCGGTTTTCATCCAAACGCAGCTCCTTGAGCTCTTCCGGGAGACCGATGGGCACACTGCTGAGATGGTTCTTGGTTAGAAAGAGAATTTTGAGACTGATGGCTTCCCTGAACGCCCCTTCCTCCACACCCACTGTGGAGATAGAGTTGTCATCCAGGTAGAGTTCTTCAAGGCGTAGGAGCTGGGCCAGTGCTCCACGTGAAACTGTCTGAATGTTGTTCTCCTGCAGATGGAGCACCCGCGTGTTTTTAGGCAGGTTGACTGGGAACTCGTCCAACTGGTTGCCGTAGAGATATACCGTCTCTACAGATGCAACGCTGTGCAGCTCTGCCGGAAATCCAGCATTGTTGATTTGGTTGTTGTGGAGGTAGAGGGTTTTGTAACCCTCACCTATCCCCAGAGGCACTGATGTTAGGCTCCTTTCATTGCAGTACACAAAGGTCCTGTCACAGCGGCACTCGTCTGGGCACGTCGTAGCCCAGGAGAACTGCATGTGAAGGCCTAGTAGGATCGGTATCCATGGTCTAATAAAGATCATCACATCCTTATTCCGTATTCGTATCTGTATCTCCATTTTTGGTTggggagaaaacacaaacagctcAGAGGGACAGCGAGTgtaaagcaattaaaaaaaaaaaagtaaataaaataaattccaccAAGTTTTTAACGGCTCTTGAAGCTTGCCACGGCAGAGCTATGCTGGAGAAAAGTGGGTAATCCTCCTGTAATTGGCTCTCCTAAGCCCTCCCAACACAAGACCAATGGTCTCATTAGCCTGTGTGACGCCCTTGCTTGCCTCCATCCATGCTTGGGTTGAGAGTGATAGCCAAACTCATCACATTTTCAGTCGGAGGCCAGGGAAGGCCGATTTAAATATGTGGACCAAAACAGCACGTTTGGCAGTTTTATCAGTGACAAGCTCCTCTCTGGTCACAGCCGGCCACTCTCTGAATGACACAGCTTCGCTCGCATGGGGCATTTGGGTCCATTTCCCTGTATTAACACAAAATAGATGAGTGTTCTCTTCAGCAACATTACGATAGTGATTTATTAGCTTGctgaagtgtaaaaaaaaaaatcagagaatttttaacaattcatcaggattaaaatacaataaataatacaattagtgttagttgggttttttttttttttaagaatgctTTACAAAATGGCCAAATGGAAACGCACAGCCAGTGAAGGTTTACAGGGAACCGTTGGCTTTTCATGAAGGCAAaggaaaacagaataataaGATCTTTGCACAGCAAGTCATCAGTATATTCTCCAAATGAGGAGAGGACACTCTGTTACACTCCTTGCTTTTGGACTTGTAAAGGGCACCAAGGTGGTTAATCTGTCAAATGCCACATTGACAGACAGGTCTGTGTTCCGACGCTTGGGCAGTAAGCTCACTCTCTGTGGTAATGATTCCCAGCCTCGAGGACAGTAAGACCGCTTCCTTTAAATCAATGTGTTGGGCGTCCTGTTAAAAAGGCTGGAAGCACAGATGTACCTCTGTTTCAGCACAAGCACAGCTTTACTGTCAATAAACACTGGCAGCTATTTAAATCATTACACAGGCTACATCCTTCAAGTAacagagcaaagaaaaaaaaaggagcggATTTGACAGAAACTGCTTCAGTTGGAATACTAAAAAAGGTGGCATGTTAAAAACACAACCTAATTACGTTTAATCACTTACTCAATCATACTGTTTTAATGACTAGCAAAACAAATTTTGCTTAACTATTTTTGTCAATTACTGAATAGTTACAGTAATTACtgcttgctcttttttttctgatataAATGCTAGACATCTAATATATTTTTGCTCTGGATTGATCCGAATGCATCAATCATACTAGTCACTATTTATATAACATACAGCATTTTAATATTTGGTGATTTTTCTCCATTTTGACCATCTTATTTCTTGGggaatgggggaaaaaacctcAATAATAACCAATTCCATGACTCTATATATCCatatataaatcatatttatcatataGGAGGAAATTTTATGCTGAATAAAAGTGTTGCATATTAAATGCATGCACATAAACGCTTACTGacgtacatatatatatatatatatatatatatatatatatatatatatatatatatatatatatatatatatatatacacatatatcaCATTTGTACTTAGTGTGTTATCTTATGCAATAACATGCATGCATAATGATGATTGAATTCGTTGCCCTCTAATATATACATCTATTTTCTACAAATATTCTAAAATGTCTAGATCAGATTTTTATTGTGAATTCTGGTTGCTCTGTATCTCAAACAGAAACTCCCTGCAGCCTATAAGAGGAGTTAAACCCCTTCACTTAAGCATGGATCCAAAATACAGGCAATCTACacaaataagacaaataaatagagatGATAGAGTTGCAGTGTAGATATCAGACATCTCAAAGCCATTAAAGATGCAACGCCACAGCTTTAACTGACAAGGGACCAAATTGCCAGATTGCTGCTTTAATCCTCACCAAGTGTTTAGAATGAAATGACATCAATAAAATGCAAACTCAATGCTTATGGAGGTGCAAGAAGTTGTTTTAAGCCTCATTTCCAGCTTGCACCAAGGATTGGTATAATTCATGCAATTAAAATTCTATTTGacagaaatgatttaaatgttGTTACCTGCACGAATGTTGGATTTTAAACCTGTCCTATAGCTCCAGGGTGTTTTCTCTGCAAATATGGATCCCgtgaatgaaataaacataCACGCTCGCGCACATGCATACATAGATCTATAGCCACGCGCGCACATACGCACAAATAAACAGAGCGGGTTTTTCATCCAGTgcaatgttttaaaatgaggTTAGGATGAAGAATTCCGTGCGCATGTCGTGTCGGGAGTTCTAAGATCTCGTTGTGGAACTCTGGGAATAAAATCCAGAAGTGGATTTATTTAGATCTGGTGTTAAGTCTTTAGTCTTGGCGCGTGCAGAGCGCAGTGCGCGCGCTCCTGAGATTGCTCGGCTTCGGAAACCGTGCATCGTTTAGTTTTATCCACGGTCTGGATGgaacaagaacaacaaaaaaagtcatCAGTAAAGGTGATGTCGCTCTCCGGGATGGTGGAACTCCTTTGGTGTAAAGCTCGGCGTTTGCAGCGGCAGCATAGTGCCGAAATGTTCCTGCGCGCGCGcatgtgagtgtctgtctgtgtgtgtgtgtgtgtgtgtgtgtgtgtgtgtgtgtgtgtgtgtgtgtgtgtgtgtgtgtgtgtgtgtgtgtgtgtgtgtgtgtgtgtgtgtgtacgtcctGCTGCTACGGGTGATTCGATTAGGACTCGGCTCTTTTTGGGTCGACTCTTCAAAACGAATCAATTCGCCAGACGAGTTCATTCAGGAGGAAATGATGCAATTCAGAGCCCAAATAAGTTTTAATATGCAGaagacagaataataataacaacaagtCAGACAGTTTAGGAAAAAggttttgtgtataaaataaaaacacactggaAAGGGTATATCGGTGCCGAATCATCGCCTCATATCGAGTTCCTCACAGATGTCCAATGTAACCTTTTCACCACTAGTGGCGCTGTTGAGCAGTGTAGAATTGCATAGACTGGACCAGgctaaaagtaataataataataataataataataataataataataaaaagaataggGTGAAGCAGGGATTTGTAGcatgggaaaaaaatacatcaataaaaacaaacatacagccactcgtttttttttttgacgtcATGCTAAAATGTCAAAAGATACGACGTATTcacaagagaagagaaacaataACGTGAACGTATATACCGACCGACAGTGCGGAAGTAACGGAAATGTGAATCAACAAAATATGGCGTTCAGCCACGTCACTAAAATAAAGGTCAGCCGTGTTGCCAGTAGTTACCTAGTAGAGTCAGTATTATGTTGTTTGCACACTGActgatttctttgtttgtccATCCTGATTTAATTTCAGTTTTGCACGAATACACATTTTTTGGGGGGTATTTGTGTTAAGTTTATATAATCCTCTCCTCTAAAGACATCTTGTAGAATTGTCTTTTTGATGTTTCGGGCTGAGGAAGAAAAGATAATATCCTCTACGATTAAATTAGATGTCCCCAGTGTGTACCTACATTACATTTCTGCAGCTCTTTCTTCATGAGTGAATATGACTATGAGGTTTGAATGGAGGATGTGCTAGGTCGTGCCAGATTCTATAAACTCgtataatactgtatgttgtttatATAAGGCTGGATCTGAACGTTGGGACTGGGATCGGCGGCAACAAGaaagtcatactgtatatagaaagaCTAGAGCACAGGTAAAAGGTCAGGTAGGAAGTCAGAAGATGTACTGTATTGCTGCTTTTGGGAGGTCATAGCTGggaatttcttgtttttttatccgAAAAAGAAAATGCCCTCACGAAACTGGCTAAATCCCACTTCTATGCATAGACGTTTACACTATAATCAAGTATACACTAAaatcactcactcgctcattttctaccgctttatccgaactacctcgggtcacggggtaaATCAAGTAAATCAATCTACACTAAAATCAATCAACATAAATTCACTTGTTCATCATTTTGAGGATTACTTATCAGTTTGAAGtctacagtgtttttattcctttatttttactGATCGCCTGCTCAGTGTTATGCTGGTGTAAaaggaaaattatatatatatatatatatttggtgaTATACATGAGTTTGAGAAACTATAATGACAAGactgcctttatttatttattttttaattaattaagagtttaaatccaaataatttggacgaggaaaaaaaaatgtttatatcctACAGCTTGTTTTCATGACGCGCCTCTCATATCATTTAATTACAGCATCCAtcctcacacatacatattttattagatgtaCACAGTCCCTACATGTCTTGGGTTTCCTGCCACACCTCATCTCCTGGTGCCATTatgaattttttatatattcgGTCCTTGTGCCATTGCGAGTATTAATTGATTCAAACTCAGAAATtaacaacagcagcaaaaaaaaaaaaaaaaaagataatacaGATAATAAATTAGAACTCtgttgcatttttattattatgtcatACATCATAGACTAATATCACACATTCGGTATCTATAGAAAGTTTGGTTACTGTCTGAGGCTGGGAAgtgctgaatcaaatgaatcataATCATTTGAGCTAGTTTGTTCAGAAGAATCGATTCAGGAATCCGAGTCGCTCGAAATGCCAGCCATGATGTGCTCTGAAGTCTCTAGTGCCCTGCTACACATGATTAAAGAATCGAAAAGAGAGCATTTTCTCCACCTCCTCTAACACCAGATAGTATAAAACAGGACATCTCACTGAATCACAGAATCCGAATCCTGAATCATTAGGCTATATTTAATCTACACGGTCAGTCTTTTACGTATCTATAGATGATTATTTCAGTACAAAATGCTGGTTTTCCTTTTGGTAATGAATCTGTGACAGACAGGAGTCTTTGTCTTCCCTTCTGTCGTTCAATCTCTCCCAAACCAATCTCTCCCAAATCAAGCGTGCAATAAATGATTCACATGCTATTCCTTTCCCAATCCCACTTCAGAATGATGCAAAATTTAATTCTACCACCATAAAAGAAAAGTCTCTGTTCTAATATGTTCTGAAAATGTGTCTCTGTAGAACCAGTTCAGAGAATCTGATTgcaaatagaaaagaaaaaaaaaaaaaaaaaggaaataaattttCAAGATCATCTCAAAAACACTGCGTCTTCCGGATAAGCAATTTGGGCACAGAAGACGTTACGGtacggttaaaaaaaaaaaatgctctcaCGTCCACGGTTGTTTTGAGAGCACCAGAGCCCGAGCTGGCACCCTCCCACATACCGAGATGAAACACTCACATAATGAAGGGTTCGGCTTCATCCATATGCTTCCATGATTTATTCAAATGCTACTCTGCCACGTATCAAAGCAAATCGAAAGGCATGCTACGACACTGAAAAAGTGGCCTTGTTTTTGTATCAGAACCGCACAGCTTGGGCGCCTTCTGTAATCGGAAGGAGAATCGAGATACGagattttaaaagtaaataaataaataaataaataaataagtggatAACCAACCAAATTTACCCTGCTGCTGTTAGAACACAGCTTTGGTTCAGCAGAACCCACCTCTGCTCTGGACCACAAAGACCAAAGAAATCACcattacacagcacacagaTCTTTGATTAACTATTAAACTTATTCACTTTGATTCAGCCCCTCGTCTGCTTGCATGCTGCAAAACATTAGAGAAAAAGAACGCTGTATTTGTGTTTCGTTAATGTTCAAACATGCCTTGACTTTCTTCTCCGTTGGGGGATCCATGCTGTCATCTTAAGCATCGTTCCAGAACTTTGTGAACTTGAGTGAAGTTCATTCGATCACTGTGAGTCTGGAGCCCAATCTCTTGGGATCCAGGgcaaaaaactaaataaataataataataataaaaaattattataaataaataaataaataaataaatgaaataagagATAAAGATGTTTAGAAGTCTAAGAATAAGTGATAAGATGAAAAAAACACGTTGTGTCTGGAGTAACGGTTCATTCACAGTGCCATCGACTGTACTGTAGTTCTGTGAGCATCAGATTTAGAAAATGTAAATTAGGTAAATATATTATAGAAatctttagaaataaatataaaatgtcactGCTGAACAAAGTACTgcactacatatacacacacacacacaataaataaattaatatacacacagataagctgccatcatttacacttttgcaattaaaaataaagttaataagttaattaataaataaataaataaataaataaataaataaataaataaataaagtagtaAGTCATATTAGCAGCCCAACCGTTAACCTAAGAAACTAATTGCTGCTACAGCTGCTGCACATTCTGTTGATTTAAGATCTCTCATTAGCccacaaaaaaatgaaacgatgaaaaaaaaagaagcaaaggaaaaaagtaatcattaatttttccccccaatttaatgagcaagaaataaaaataaagactacATAAACTGACCCTAAACTAGAATaacaataaatagatagatagatagatagatagatagatagatagatagatagatagatagatagatagatagatagatagatagatagataaaaaaatacttACTTAAGCAATACCCAACATTTCACACTGGGGAAATAACTAGGTGAATGAACCCCAGAGCTGATTGAAGGTAAACAGGAATCAGGTGCAGTCAGTAATCAGGTAAGTAAGAGGGATGTAATGTCTGGAATGGATTATGGAAtggagttagtgtgtgtgtttttttttatagaagtaTTAGCAATGAAAGCTGTCAAAGTGCTTATTATGGCACTTTAATTTAGAATAATCTGAagatattccaaaaaaaaaactcccccTCAAAGTGAACATTTGCATGGAtcattcaagttcaagttcaagttcaagtttttctttattgtcaactctttcacatgtacagtatatacacaaaaaagaatcgaaaatgtatttctctcagtcccaaggtgcaaaatatgGCATCATGTAAGGAAATGTTCAAACGTGGTCTACATACTGTATCAACAGGCTTTATGACATGCAGCTAAAGCCGTGGAGCGACGTGACCTAAATGTAGAAGTAAAATtcgaatattttatattataaacaaaatTAGAAAGTCCGTTTGAAATAAATTTCCAATAACTAATCTGTTctaatacaattatttataaaaaaaaaactgacataaaatgaaattcatcttttaaaaaaatcagattgTGTAATTCCAGGCATAGAAATTCACAAATTCGTCTACTTTAATGAAATCATAGCTTTGTTTCTGTTGTCAATCAGCCACAAAACAAGATCCTGTCCCTATTATCGCTTgcattatttctttgttttcttctcctagtttaaaaaaaacagaaacacctCTTTCCTATACACTGGGTGGAAAAAATTCTGAAGAGTTCTGAAACTCTTtccaaaaatgagaaaaatctgtttacagaaaacttcaccgaATCGACGATTACGCGTGTTTTTTGTCCCTTTCCTTGGAGCGTGAACCTTCCGATTTCTATGCTATCACAAatttaatcaacactttctgaccgaTTAGAATCGAGAATCATTACCGAATGCAGTTTATACCACAACAAAAATTGAACGCTTGgatccgattggtcagaagatgtgaGTTATGATTTTACAGGTAGTTCCGGATGTACAGTAACATGTAGCACAGATAAATATTAAGAGGATCGTTCTAATACagtacgttatcgtttctatagtaacagctcttaATCGTGTTTTAACAAAGTAATTTGTTCAATCGCTGAAAGATTTTGTTAGGTGACATTTATGTAAGGTGTCAGACTTTTCTTTTTAGTTATTTTCCTTTAGATTTCTCGGTAAAATGAAAgactgtgcttgtgtttgtgtgtgaaagagagagagagagagagagagagagagagagagagagagagagagagagagagagagagagagagagagattgttgagAGAATAACTGCTTATCATAGCATAAATAAGAGCAGGTTCAAACTTGAATTCGACCACCAATAACACAAATCCCTCCACTCCATCCCCCACTCCACGGATAGGCATACATTATTTATCACAGCATCGTGAGGAAAatcgaaacaaaacaaaaaaaaaagaggaaacaaGACAACTGAGAGAGcgagattaaaaacaaacaaaaaactaacaaaaaaaacagaaaacaaaacaactgtgaAAGCGAGACTAAAAAactaagcaaaataaataaataaataaataaataaaacaactcagagcaagattaaaaacaaaacaaaaaactaaaccaaaaaacaccaaaaaaaaaacaactgtgagaccgagattaaaaacaaacaaacaaataaacaaaaagacaccaaacaaaacaactgtgaaagtgagattaaaaacaaacaaaca is part of the Tachysurus fulvidraco isolate hzauxx_2018 chromosome 12, HZAU_PFXX_2.0, whole genome shotgun sequence genome and encodes:
- the si:dkey-87k14.1 gene encoding leucine-rich repeat transmembrane protein FLRT2; protein product: MEIQIRIRNKDVMIFIRPWIPILLGLHMQFSWATTCPDECRCDRTFVYCNERSLTSVPLGIGEGYKTLYLHNNQINNAGFPAELHSVASVETVYLYGNQLDEFPVNLPKNTRVLHLQENNIQTVSRGALAQLLRLEELYLDDNSISTVGVEEGAFREAISLKILFLTKNHLSSVPIGLPEELKELRLDENRIALISDDAFENVTGLELLLLDGNLMTDEGLAPGAFQGLGNLKTLSMARNSLTVPPPNLPTQCLVKLNLQDNLMNEIPLTAFHGLHRLERLDISNNQLQSLTQGVFDGLLSLRQLTVRNNLWLCDCNIKWVILWLKSLPATLNVRGFMCQKPESVRGMVIRELNLEIIQCPSSTAIVPRSTQQPTHPSLPTAESATETGFSTPNYVHTPSSAPMPPALPTKHEDKEPRTEIPEDPVQESLRVSFIVLNSTCVQVNWISTFTVTAYKVTWVKMGYSLIGDPMQETMVEGEQQRIHLTNLDPKSVYRICVDPLDAFNNYHTGEDTICSEVMTKPASYDLDEKAEQASQQDISSSLLLAGLIGGAVLVVLVLMLSIFCWHMHKKGRSSSSKWKYNRGRRKDDYCEAGTKKDNSILEMTETSFQIVSLNNQQLLKGDYRIQPIYTTNGGHGYSDCEVANNSTSYSKNSVPVSNPCHT